The Sinomonas sp. P10A9 genome includes a window with the following:
- a CDS encoding IclR family transcriptional regulator, whose protein sequence is MPRTAETGPHSQTLSRGIRALEILAEARTPLTIAELSAQLDVHRSIAYRIVRTLEDHALVTRDDSGRLQPGAGLAVLARSVSRDLQAAALPELGRLAAELRMTSFVALWDRTDCITLATVEPQHNGATLAQHPGTRHPLDRGGPGIAIQSALGRTEWEQRVPGVPYRREADESRVRGYALSHDEVIPGTASVAVPLLLPHHRPAALAVVYLSADAVDSAPIGAALQAAATRIASAVG, encoded by the coding sequence ATGCCCCGCACCGCCGAGACCGGCCCGCACTCCCAGACCCTCTCGCGCGGCATCCGCGCCCTCGAGATCCTCGCCGAGGCCCGGACGCCCCTGACGATCGCGGAGCTCTCGGCCCAGCTGGACGTGCACCGCTCGATCGCCTATCGGATTGTACGCACGCTCGAGGACCACGCCCTCGTGACGCGCGACGACTCGGGTCGACTGCAGCCAGGTGCAGGGCTAGCCGTCCTGGCCCGATCGGTGTCCCGGGACCTCCAGGCCGCCGCACTCCCCGAGCTCGGGCGGCTCGCCGCAGAGCTGCGCATGACCTCGTTCGTGGCGCTGTGGGACCGCACGGACTGCATCACCCTCGCCACGGTGGAGCCCCAGCACAACGGGGCCACCCTCGCCCAGCACCCGGGGACCCGCCACCCCCTCGACCGGGGCGGCCCCGGCATCGCGATCCAGTCGGCGCTCGGCCGCACGGAGTGGGAACAGCGTGTGCCGGGGGTGCCTTACCGGCGCGAGGCCGACGAGTCGCGCGTGCGCGGGTACGCGCTGAGCCATGACGAAGTGATCCCGGGGACGGCCTCGGTCGCGGTCCCGCTCCTGCTGCCCCACCACCGGCCGGCCGCGCTGGCCGTCGTCTACCTCAGTGCCGACGCCGTCGACAGCGCCCCCATCGGGGCGGCCCTCCAGGCCGCGGCGACGCGGATAGCCAGCGCCGTCGGCTGA
- a CDS encoding MFS transporter — MRVVEVPVAVRVSLLSRYAVLPRLAGTSFIPLALMARLPLAKLTLGTLTLVSVASSSYALGGLAAGGVGVGAAIGAPVLGWIADRTGQRRVVLIAGLVNAAAMAAIVAACYPPGGLHEPHAGMVLPAALAAGLTNPQVGPLARARWMALTESRPLRELERDAAFSYEGTADEVTFVLGPALVGALAAFVAPWLPLVVAALVSAVFVTAFALHSTAASVRPKPGPRVPAAGSRRPGAWAPVLIPIGAMLAMGAYFGGTQTALTAFAGGLRSAEAAGLLYSALGLTSAVAALSVAAWPSRFVLPARWSASAALLLGATLLLFTPQTLGAMTLVMLLVGIPVGPIMVTVYAIGGRLAPAGRVGTVMTALASGLVAGVALGAGWAGALAESGGPQSAYTVPITAAGVLLLLGVVVMVLRRGRG; from the coding sequence GTGCGTGTCGTTGAGGTGCCCGTGGCCGTCCGCGTCTCCCTGCTGTCCCGCTACGCCGTGCTGCCTCGGCTCGCCGGAACCAGCTTCATTCCCCTTGCGCTCATGGCACGCCTTCCGCTGGCCAAGCTCACCCTCGGCACTCTGACCCTCGTGTCGGTTGCCTCCAGCTCGTATGCGCTCGGCGGCCTCGCCGCTGGCGGCGTCGGCGTCGGTGCCGCGATCGGCGCCCCGGTCCTCGGGTGGATCGCCGACCGCACGGGGCAGCGCCGCGTGGTCCTGATTGCCGGCCTCGTCAATGCGGCCGCGATGGCGGCCATCGTCGCCGCATGCTACCCGCCCGGAGGGCTCCATGAGCCGCATGCGGGCATGGTGCTCCCGGCGGCTCTTGCGGCGGGTCTCACGAATCCCCAGGTGGGTCCACTCGCGCGGGCCAGATGGATGGCCCTCACCGAATCGCGGCCGCTCCGCGAGCTTGAGCGTGACGCCGCCTTCTCCTACGAGGGAACGGCGGACGAGGTGACGTTCGTCCTGGGCCCGGCGCTCGTCGGCGCACTGGCCGCCTTCGTCGCGCCGTGGCTGCCGCTCGTCGTCGCCGCACTAGTCTCGGCCGTCTTCGTCACGGCCTTCGCACTGCACTCCACCGCCGCGTCGGTTCGCCCCAAGCCGGGCCCGCGTGTACCAGCCGCCGGGTCCCGACGGCCCGGGGCCTGGGCCCCCGTCCTCATTCCGATAGGCGCCATGCTCGCTATGGGCGCCTACTTCGGCGGCACGCAGACCGCACTCACGGCGTTCGCGGGCGGGCTGCGCTCGGCCGAGGCCGCCGGACTCCTCTATTCCGCGCTGGGCCTGACCTCCGCGGTGGCGGCGCTCAGTGTCGCGGCGTGGCCATCCCGCTTCGTGCTCCCGGCTCGGTGGTCTGCCAGCGCCGCCCTCCTCTTGGGCGCCACGCTGCTTCTCTTCACGCCGCAGACCCTTGGCGCCATGACGCTCGTCATGCTGCTCGTTGGAATCCCCGTGGGGCCCATCATGGTCACGGTCTATGCCATCGGTGGGAGGCTCGCGCCCGCCGGCCGAGTCGGCACGGTCATGACGGCACTCGCGAGCGGGCTCGTGGCGGGTGTGGCCCTCGGAGCGGGCTGGGCGGGCGCGCTGGCCGAATCGGGCGGCCCGCAGTCTGCGTACACCGTTCCGATCACGGCGGCCGGGGTGCTCCTCCTCCTGGGCGTCGTCGTGATGGTCCTGCGCCGCGGACGCGGCTGA
- a CDS encoding AAA family ATPase → MRLHRLEISAFGPFAGNERIDFDALAEHGLFLLNGPTGAGKTSILDAVCFALYGSLPGARQGSKALKSHHAAAEAEPSVLLEFTAQGRRFEVRRSPEWSRPSARSSAGWVIQKASTHVRELSDGEWRPLTSRNDEAGALLGDVLGMAREQFTRVVLLPQGEFASFLRAKASERVDLLEKLFGTQRFAEVEAQLGVLAQSARTAAEIAEQAAVAHVMRLEAEVAAHAGPSAGVRGFSREDSDHPGSDHIGSDHTGSDHMGPGHPASVSVPALDPDAPVEPAHVRAMFAWADEAFGWQHEVAAEERETANKTVAAARAEAEALERALEDTGELELARARKAAWEAGAGEHLERNRRLAGHRAASSLRAALTEADRSSKVLATATVGAFAALEAAAAVGWTPEPRLAAPLGAAGEPGTGPGTGDLWDPGTGRGIQSDEEPLIPAVEEARRAASSASADAAVLAERVSVERELTELEARVGADRALLAAATARATAFAESADALDAELAALEEERARLEPAAAALAVSRFEAESAEAVVTAVQEHGQALRTVNEAEMQYDGLRAAALNARQSWLELRERRLEQTAAELAAHLAEGAPCPVCGSPEHPAPAVGAQNPLLLVDAERAAARESEAAVEDERRARDAVASARARLAGVDARGGATDPDKAVRLLEEKLAGVQRAVEAQARLTLITGRRGGLVQRRDTALAGRDEASALRIRAEESVLRASEEVERRRAEVEVLRAGFATVEARRVDVAARARTLGALADSLIGHRNAEVAKTRAAEILSAALAETEFQDEAAARSALMDAADAARAESQASDYDAEGQRLSGLFGSAAVRRALAAESGGVAPSRDDLARLRASEGEAERRLRDADLAATDASGARKRCLALRERFEDSVPALEKTRARSHALGELARTARGQGDNERRMSLHSYVLAARLEQVATAATERLLAMSDGRFSLEHSDALAARGAASGLGLEVVDGWTGQKRDPSTLSGGESFMASLALALALADVVQHESGGIDIETLFVDEGFGSLDEQALEQVMDAIEGLRAGGRVVGLVSHVPELKQRIPAQIRVSKGRDGSHVESVGLVPAVPA, encoded by the coding sequence ATGAGGCTGCACCGGCTGGAAATCAGCGCGTTCGGGCCGTTCGCCGGGAACGAGCGGATCGACTTCGACGCTCTCGCAGAGCATGGGCTGTTCCTGCTCAACGGACCGACAGGTGCCGGGAAGACCAGCATCCTCGACGCCGTGTGCTTCGCGCTGTACGGGAGCCTGCCAGGGGCCAGGCAGGGGAGCAAGGCGCTCAAGAGCCACCACGCGGCCGCGGAAGCGGAACCATCGGTCCTCCTTGAGTTCACTGCCCAGGGGCGTCGCTTCGAGGTCAGGCGGAGCCCGGAATGGTCCCGGCCGAGCGCCCGCTCGTCGGCGGGCTGGGTTATTCAGAAGGCGTCGACCCACGTCCGCGAGCTCAGCGACGGGGAGTGGCGCCCGCTCACGTCCCGTAATGACGAGGCGGGCGCACTCCTGGGCGACGTCCTGGGAATGGCACGCGAGCAGTTCACGCGGGTGGTCCTGCTGCCGCAGGGCGAGTTCGCGTCCTTCCTGCGGGCGAAGGCATCGGAGCGGGTGGACCTGCTCGAGAAGCTGTTCGGCACGCAGCGCTTCGCTGAGGTGGAGGCACAGCTCGGGGTCCTAGCCCAATCGGCCCGAACCGCCGCCGAGATTGCGGAGCAGGCGGCCGTGGCCCACGTCATGAGGCTCGAGGCCGAGGTCGCGGCGCACGCCGGGCCCTCCGCCGGCGTACGGGGCTTCAGTCGTGAGGACTCAGATCACCCCGGGTCTGATCACATCGGCTCTGATCACACCGGGTCTGATCACATGGGGCCTGGTCACCCCGCTTCGGTCTCGGTCCCCGCGCTTGATCCAGATGCGCCGGTCGAACCGGCCCACGTCAGGGCGATGTTCGCGTGGGCGGACGAGGCGTTCGGGTGGCAGCACGAAGTCGCTGCCGAGGAACGCGAGACCGCCAACAAGACGGTGGCTGCCGCGCGCGCGGAGGCCGAGGCGCTCGAGCGAGCTCTCGAGGATACCGGTGAGCTTGAGCTCGCGCGGGCCCGTAAGGCCGCGTGGGAGGCGGGTGCCGGGGAGCATCTCGAACGGAACCGGCGACTTGCAGGCCATCGGGCGGCCAGCAGCCTGCGCGCGGCCCTGACCGAGGCCGACCGGTCGTCGAAGGTGCTGGCAACGGCCACGGTTGGCGCGTTCGCAGCCCTCGAGGCCGCCGCCGCGGTGGGATGGACCCCAGAGCCGAGACTCGCGGCACCGCTCGGTGCAGCGGGGGAACCGGGAACTGGGCCGGGGACCGGCGACCTATGGGACCCCGGAACTGGGCGGGGGATCCAGAGTGACGAGGAACCCCTGATCCCCGCGGTCGAAGAGGCGCGGAGGGCAGCCTCGTCTGCCTCTGCTGATGCCGCGGTCTTGGCAGAGCGCGTCTCCGTCGAACGGGAGCTTACCGAGCTCGAGGCCAGGGTCGGCGCCGATCGTGCGCTCCTTGCCGCAGCCACGGCCCGTGCCACGGCCTTCGCCGAGTCCGCGGACGCGCTTGACGCCGAACTCGCCGCGCTCGAGGAGGAACGCGCGCGCCTTGAGCCGGCAGCGGCGGCGCTCGCTGTCTCGAGGTTCGAGGCGGAATCTGCCGAGGCAGTCGTTACGGCGGTCCAGGAGCACGGGCAGGCCCTGCGGACGGTGAATGAGGCCGAGATGCAGTACGACGGGCTCCGTGCTGCGGCCCTGAACGCGAGGCAGTCGTGGCTCGAACTTCGGGAACGCAGGCTCGAGCAGACCGCGGCAGAGCTTGCTGCGCACCTCGCCGAAGGCGCACCGTGCCCCGTCTGCGGCTCACCCGAACACCCAGCGCCCGCCGTTGGCGCCCAGAATCCGCTCCTCCTCGTCGATGCCGAACGGGCTGCGGCCCGGGAGTCGGAGGCCGCGGTGGAAGATGAGCGCCGAGCCCGTGACGCCGTGGCCTCTGCCAGGGCGCGCCTCGCCGGCGTCGACGCCCGCGGAGGAGCAACCGACCCCGACAAGGCCGTGCGCCTCCTTGAGGAGAAGCTCGCAGGGGTGCAGAGGGCGGTTGAGGCGCAGGCGCGACTGACGCTCATCACGGGACGTAGGGGCGGGCTGGTCCAACGGCGCGACACCGCGCTGGCCGGGCGGGACGAGGCATCCGCCCTGCGCATCCGGGCCGAGGAGTCCGTGCTCCGCGCGAGCGAGGAAGTCGAGCGCAGGCGCGCTGAGGTGGAAGTGCTCCGCGCCGGATTCGCGACTGTCGAGGCACGCCGGGTCGACGTCGCGGCGCGTGCACGAACGCTCGGCGCGCTTGCGGACTCCCTCATAGGACACCGCAACGCGGAGGTCGCGAAGACTCGCGCCGCTGAGATTCTCAGCGCCGCGCTGGCGGAGACCGAGTTTCAGGATGAGGCTGCCGCGAGGTCCGCGCTCATGGACGCCGCAGACGCGGCACGAGCGGAGTCGCAGGCCTCGGATTACGACGCAGAGGGCCAACGGCTGAGCGGACTTTTCGGCTCGGCGGCCGTGCGCCGCGCCCTCGCCGCGGAGTCAGGGGGCGTCGCACCCTCCCGCGACGACCTCGCGAGGCTGCGCGCTTCTGAAGGGGAAGCAGAGCGCAGGCTCCGGGACGCCGATCTGGCAGCGACGGACGCCTCTGGAGCCCGGAAGCGGTGTCTCGCTCTGCGAGAGAGGTTCGAGGACTCGGTGCCGGCGCTCGAGAAGACCAGGGCGCGCTCCCACGCGCTGGGGGAGCTGGCTCGGACGGCCCGGGGACAGGGCGACAATGAGCGGCGCATGTCCCTCCACAGCTACGTCCTGGCCGCGCGCCTCGAGCAGGTCGCCACGGCCGCGACCGAGCGGCTGCTCGCCATGAGTGACGGCCGCTTCAGCCTTGAGCACTCCGACGCCCTCGCCGCGCGGGGTGCGGCCTCAGGACTCGGACTCGAGGTAGTGGACGGATGGACGGGCCAGAAGCGCGATCCGTCGACGCTCTCCGGCGGCGAGTCCTTCATGGCCTCGCTCGCCCTCGCGCTCGCCTTGGCCGATGTGGTCCAGCACGAGTCGGGGGGGATAGACATCGAGACCCTCTTCGTCGATGAGGGATTCGGCAGCCTCGACGAGCAGGCCCTCGAGCAGGTCATGGACGCGATCGAGGGCCTGCGGGCTGGCGGCCGGGTGGTGGGCCTTGTCAGCCATGTCCCGGAACTGAAGCAGCGCATCCCCGCCCAGATCCGCGTCAGCAAGGGGCGGGATGGGTCCCACGTTGAGTCGGTTGGGCTCGTGCCGGCGGTCCCGGCCTGA
- a CDS encoding exonuclease SbcCD subunit D: MKILHTSDWHLGRSFHGVGMLAAQTAWLDGLVECVESEGVGAVLIAGDVYDRALPAVDVVELLDRTLVRLAEAGAQVIITSGNHDSAVRLGFASKLLERGGVHLRTRIEDIANPVLLPIGDAHIAVYGLPYLEPRLVAEALGAIGAGHVPVTAAALDRAREDLARRRSEGTVHAIVMAHTFAGGGAPSESERSLSVGGLDVVPLTMFEGFDYAALGHLHGRQELAPGIRYSGSPLAYSFSEARQAKGAWMLDVGPDGITSISPIGWPSRHRLAVLRGTLEELLSDGAHSDAESAYCHITLTDPERPQRAMERLRARFPLAVALAFDPQGVTRNAVANYSERVASARSDLDLCCGFLDHVRGRSANETEQAALAEALEAVRLAEVSR; encoded by the coding sequence ATGAAGATCCTGCACACGTCGGACTGGCACCTCGGCCGGTCGTTCCATGGGGTCGGCATGCTCGCGGCCCAGACTGCATGGCTCGACGGACTCGTGGAGTGCGTCGAGTCGGAGGGCGTGGGCGCGGTGCTCATTGCGGGCGATGTGTATGACAGGGCGCTTCCCGCCGTCGACGTGGTCGAACTCCTCGACCGGACGCTCGTGCGCCTCGCCGAAGCCGGCGCCCAGGTCATCATCACGAGCGGGAACCACGATTCGGCGGTGCGGCTCGGCTTCGCGTCCAAGCTCCTCGAACGCGGTGGAGTCCATCTGCGGACACGGATCGAGGACATCGCGAATCCCGTCCTGCTGCCCATCGGGGACGCGCACATCGCCGTGTACGGGCTCCCGTACCTCGAGCCCAGGCTCGTCGCCGAGGCGCTCGGTGCGATCGGCGCGGGGCATGTCCCCGTCACCGCAGCAGCTCTCGACCGCGCGCGGGAGGATCTCGCCCGCCGTCGATCCGAAGGCACCGTGCACGCGATTGTCATGGCCCATACGTTCGCCGGTGGAGGCGCACCCAGCGAGAGCGAGCGGTCGCTGTCGGTCGGTGGACTCGACGTCGTTCCGCTGACGATGTTCGAGGGGTTCGACTACGCGGCGCTCGGCCATCTCCATGGGCGCCAGGAGCTCGCCCCGGGCATCCGCTACTCCGGCTCGCCGCTTGCCTATTCGTTCTCCGAGGCACGGCAGGCCAAGGGGGCCTGGATGCTCGACGTCGGGCCCGACGGAATCACGTCGATCAGCCCGATTGGCTGGCCCAGCAGGCACCGCCTCGCCGTCCTGCGCGGCACCCTCGAGGAACTGCTTTCGGATGGGGCACATTCCGACGCCGAGTCCGCCTATTGCCACATCACGCTCACCGATCCCGAGCGGCCCCAGCGCGCCATGGAGCGCCTCCGCGCGCGGTTCCCGCTCGCCGTCGCCCTCGCCTTCGATCCGCAGGGCGTCACGCGGAACGCAGTGGCGAACTACAGCGAGCGGGTCGCGTCGGCGCGGAGCGACCTGGACCTCTGCTGCGGCTTTCTCGACCACGTCCGAGGCCGTTCTGCAAACGAGACTGAACAGGCCGCTCTGGCCGAGGCGCTCGAGGCCGTGAGGCTCGCGGAGGTGTCCCGATGA
- a CDS encoding aquaporin, whose amino-acid sequence MTADVAAPAAVKTPAPFGMIAKLVAEAFGTFLLTFGGLGVALFSNPSAAPIPTAFAVGLSIAVGIAAVGHISGGHFNPAVTLGLAVAGRTNWRLVPAYIVSQIVGGLVGTLLLWVTVRTLPNLSNVQTIFTQLSNGVDDLSPSKFPMAGGLLAEIVATAVFVAIILFVTSKRAVKGMAPWAIGLGLAILVQAISPITNASLNPARSTATALFAEGNSIGQLWVFWAAPLLGAVITGLLFRGFGSSDELHGATAGGIADITAEATRDDSVRVSDAEAADAVAEVAAETPAVEAETADDDAQAPSGDAAPAAGTAATKRTGDDEAREFFDKSH is encoded by the coding sequence ATGACCGCAGATGTGGCCGCTCCCGCGGCCGTGAAGACTCCTGCCCCCTTTGGCATGATCGCCAAGCTCGTCGCTGAGGCCTTCGGCACCTTCCTGCTCACTTTCGGTGGCCTGGGCGTGGCACTGTTCAGCAACCCCTCGGCCGCGCCGATCCCCACGGCCTTCGCCGTCGGCCTGAGCATTGCAGTGGGCATCGCCGCCGTGGGCCACATTTCGGGCGGCCACTTCAACCCGGCCGTGACCCTCGGGCTTGCCGTCGCGGGACGCACGAACTGGCGCCTTGTTCCGGCCTACATCGTCTCGCAGATCGTCGGGGGCCTCGTCGGCACCCTCCTGCTGTGGGTGACCGTGAGGACCCTGCCCAACCTGAGCAACGTCCAGACGATCTTCACGCAGCTCTCCAACGGCGTCGATGATCTCTCCCCGAGCAAGTTCCCGATGGCCGGCGGCCTCCTCGCCGAGATCGTAGCGACCGCCGTGTTCGTGGCGATCATCCTCTTCGTGACCAGCAAGCGCGCGGTCAAGGGCATGGCGCCGTGGGCCATCGGCCTCGGCCTCGCGATCCTCGTCCAGGCGATCTCGCCGATCACGAACGCTTCGCTCAACCCGGCCCGCTCGACCGCCACCGCGCTCTTCGCCGAGGGCAACTCGATCGGCCAGCTCTGGGTCTTCTGGGCCGCACCGCTCCTCGGCGCTGTCATCACGGGCCTCCTCTTCCGCGGCTTCGGCTCCTCGGACGAGCTGCACGGTGCGACTGCCGGCGGCATCGCCGACATCACGGCCGAGGCCACCCGTGACGACAGCGTGCGGGTCTCCGACGCCGAGGCCGCGGATGCCGTGGCCGAGGTCGCGGCTGAGACGCCCGCCGTCGAAGCGGAGACCGCGGACGACGACGCGCAGGCACCCTCGGGTGACGCGGCACCTGCCGCTGGCACCGCCGCTACCAAGCGGACGGGCGACGACGAGGCGCGCGAGTTCTTCGACAAGAGCCACTGA
- a CDS encoding DUF202 domain-containing protein — protein sequence MTVPPAPGEGRPARDPGLQPERTSLAWRRTVLSLLVLDLLVFRAWLLAIEGRGAHGPGIVAVLGVCAAAAVLATAALATCARVRARELRHGTTGPPAVVMRVATASFALLGLATIAVVVLGR from the coding sequence GTGACGGTCCCCCCCGCGCCGGGGGAGGGGCGCCCCGCCCGGGATCCTGGACTCCAGCCAGAGAGGACCTCGCTGGCGTGGCGGAGGACCGTCCTGTCCCTCCTGGTCCTCGATCTCCTCGTCTTCAGGGCGTGGCTCCTCGCCATCGAGGGTCGCGGCGCGCACGGACCGGGCATCGTCGCCGTGCTGGGAGTGTGCGCCGCGGCTGCCGTGCTCGCCACCGCCGCCCTCGCCACGTGCGCGCGCGTGAGGGCACGTGAGCTTCGTCACGGCACGACTGGGCCGCCCGCCGTCGTCATGCGCGTTGCCACCGCCTCGTTCGCCCTGCTCGGACTCGCGACGATCGCCGTCGTCGTGCTCGGACGATAG
- a CDS encoding YidH family protein, translating into MREPQWRRSGTTPDYRFSLANERTFLAWLRTSLALLAGAVALDQLTPNIAPTLVRGVLAVALAGVGATLAVLAYRRWAHAEQAMRHGRELPFSRVMLGMTVVVFLAALVFAVLVVVRP; encoded by the coding sequence ATGCGGGAACCACAGTGGCGTAGGAGCGGAACGACTCCCGACTACCGTTTCTCGCTGGCCAATGAGCGTACTTTCCTTGCCTGGCTGCGGACGTCGCTCGCTCTGTTGGCAGGGGCCGTCGCGCTGGACCAGCTCACCCCGAACATCGCCCCGACGCTCGTGCGCGGGGTCCTCGCTGTCGCGCTTGCCGGCGTCGGGGCCACCTTGGCGGTCCTTGCCTATCGTCGCTGGGCCCACGCCGAGCAGGCCATGCGTCACGGGCGCGAACTGCCGTTCTCGCGGGTCATGCTCGGCATGACGGTCGTCGTCTTCCTCGCGGCGCTCGTCTTCGCCGTCCTCGTCGTCGTGCGGCCGTGA
- a CDS encoding ADP-ribosylglycohydrolase family protein: protein MTSPTPASRIQGCLVGTAVAEAAAIAGLSADASGEVWGPGEALAGDAALRPLGAAGQLTLFTADGLAEVIEWANDGVHADEAAGVWLASLRWVAAQGVPLSPSAPMAQPRWLDAQDGVLVPAAVRPVWLGSLASGEMGLPGRPSGSDCDDAGAAAHAAAFGLIAHVSAATVAKMAFDGAALTHSAPVALQAAAAVACMTHFLTLGADYRTAAGSAYAQIASLRSPHDAVLAALDAAGEAGSASTGSSVGGDAPGSAGGTAGARVEGRADAAAILAGAVASVLAAESAHASGDPRQHAFAAGIRLAAAHGSDAAAIAGALLGTGWGYEAVPTEWITRTAGMIAAEGVAVHFADVTGA, encoded by the coding sequence ATGACGTCGCCCACGCCCGCCTCCCGTATCCAGGGCTGCCTGGTGGGCACAGCCGTCGCCGAGGCGGCAGCGATCGCAGGGCTCTCCGCCGACGCCTCCGGAGAGGTGTGGGGGCCCGGTGAGGCTCTCGCGGGGGATGCCGCCCTGCGGCCCCTCGGAGCCGCGGGCCAGCTCACCCTGTTCACCGCGGACGGCCTCGCCGAAGTCATCGAGTGGGCCAACGACGGCGTGCACGCCGACGAGGCGGCCGGCGTGTGGCTGGCCTCGCTGCGCTGGGTCGCCGCGCAGGGCGTGCCGCTCTCTCCGAGCGCGCCGATGGCCCAGCCACGGTGGCTGGATGCACAGGACGGCGTCCTGGTCCCCGCCGCCGTCCGGCCCGTCTGGCTCGGGTCACTTGCCAGCGGCGAGATGGGCCTCCCCGGTCGCCCGAGTGGCTCGGACTGCGACGACGCGGGCGCCGCCGCTCATGCCGCCGCTTTCGGCCTCATAGCCCACGTCTCTGCAGCCACGGTGGCAAAGATGGCCTTCGACGGCGCGGCACTCACCCATAGTGCGCCGGTGGCACTTCAGGCCGCCGCGGCCGTCGCATGCATGACGCATTTCCTGACGCTCGGTGCGGATTACCGCACTGCCGCCGGGTCGGCGTACGCCCAGATTGCCTCCCTGCGGTCCCCCCATGACGCCGTGCTCGCCGCTCTCGACGCGGCGGGCGAGGCGGGGTCGGCGTCGACCGGCAGCAGTGTGGGAGGTGATGCACCCGGCAGCGCCGGAGGGACAGCAGGCGCCCGAGTCGAAGGCCGTGCCGATGCCGCAGCGATACTCGCAGGCGCCGTCGCATCTGTGCTCGCGGCAGAGAGCGCCCACGCGTCCGGCGACCCACGCCAGCACGCGTTCGCCGCGGGCATTCGGCTCGCCGCCGCCCATGGTTCTGACGCGGCGGCCATCGCGGGTGCCCTGCTGGGCACGGGGTGGGGCTACGAGGCAGTCCCCACCGAGTGGATTACCCGCACCGCGGGGATGATCGCCGCCGAGGGCGTCGCCGTGCATTTCGCAGACGTTACCGGAGCCTGA
- a CDS encoding DUF4395 domain-containing protein — MVPPTASDSSVDTSSRVEALFSGPSAVEIEPIDASRGSFLARAFAFPNPVNEFAARSTAGIVVVLSCVVLALGLATGAGWGLWVIAAGFWLRVAGGPRYSPVGRLAVHVIAPRLGKPRLVAGPPKRFAQGIGAFVSTAAVVLYVLGLAPAAWAALAVLIVAASLEAFAGFCLGCWIFGRLQLAGLVPASVCEACSDIALRSKDRTVR, encoded by the coding sequence ATGGTCCCCCCCACTGCAAGCGACAGCTCCGTGGACACGTCATCCCGCGTTGAGGCCCTGTTCTCCGGCCCGTCTGCGGTCGAGATCGAGCCGATCGACGCCTCGCGCGGCAGTTTCCTCGCACGGGCGTTCGCCTTCCCCAATCCCGTGAACGAGTTTGCGGCGCGCTCGACAGCGGGAATCGTCGTCGTGCTCAGCTGCGTGGTCCTCGCGCTTGGGCTCGCCACGGGTGCCGGATGGGGCCTCTGGGTGATCGCGGCGGGGTTCTGGCTCCGCGTCGCCGGGGGTCCGCGCTATTCGCCGGTGGGCCGTCTGGCCGTGCATGTCATTGCGCCGCGCCTAGGGAAACCGCGCCTTGTCGCCGGTCCGCCCAAGCGCTTCGCGCAGGGCATCGGCGCCTTCGTCTCGACGGCCGCCGTCGTCCTCTACGTGCTCGGTCTGGCTCCGGCGGCGTGGGCCGCGCTCGCGGTGCTCATCGTGGCGGCTTCGCTTGAAGCCTTCGCCGGCTTCTGCCTCGGGTGCTGGATCTTCGGAAGGCTCCAGCTCGCGGGTCTGGTCCCGGCGTCGGTGTGCGAGGCGTGCAGCGACATCGCGCTGCGCAGCAAGGACCGCACGGTCCGGTAG